One genomic region from Pongo abelii isolate AG06213 chromosome 4, NHGRI_mPonAbe1-v2.0_pri, whole genome shotgun sequence encodes:
- the LOC134761428 gene encoding transmembrane protein 14B-like, whose translation MEKPLFPLVPLHWFGFGYTALVVSGGIVGYVKTGRAPSLAAGLLFGSLAGLGAYQLYQDPRNVWGFLAATSVTFVGVMGMRSYYYGKFMPVGLIAGASLLMAAKVGVRMLMTSD comes from the coding sequence ATGGAGAAGCCCCTCTTCCCATTAGTGCCTTTGCATTGGTTTGGCTTTGGCTACACAGCGCTGGTTGTTTCTGGTGGGATCGTTGGCTATGTAAAAACAGGCAGGGCGCCGTCCCTGGCTGCAGGGCTGCTCTTCGGCAGTCTAGCCGGCCTGGGTGCTTACCAGCTGTATCAGGATCCAAGGAACGTTTGGGGTTTCCTAGCCGCTACATCTGTTACTTTTGTTGGTGTTATGGGAATGAGATCCTACTACTATGGAAAATTCATGCCTGTAGGTTTAATTGCAGGTGCCAGTTTGCTGATGGCCGCCAAAGTTGGAGTTCGTATGTTGATGACATCTGATTAG